One Paraburkholderia agricolaris genomic region harbors:
- a CDS encoding penicillin-binding protein 1A, which yields MKRLIPQLLQTLEKGLTLANQPIARAFWHLRHPTLRGMAWACAAIPALFVVYVLALIPFTPSIGDIRKAKIEQPAQILSADGKLLAEFKPSNREWVKLQDISPNVVNALIATEDHRFYQHFGLDWRRTASAALHTFSGDRQGGSTITQQLARNLYPDEIGRAPTLTRKIKEAITAFKIEALYTKDEILETYLNTVPFLYNAYGIEMAARTYFGKSAGELNVLESATLTGMLKGNSYYNPVLNPERALQRRNTVLAQMVKYGKLTPAAYATLSRRPLRIDFERQTEPPGPAPHFAQQLRRWLAAWADRNDYNMYSDGLVVRTTIDSRLQTMATQAVTLQGNQLQGIANSAWGTRAACSNGRDLLQTFLRETPDYRAAKDAGLTDDEALKRVSSDRNLVQSVCESKTRVQADFLAMDPRNGQIKAWVGSRDFSQDPFDHVQQARRQPGSTFKPFVYAAAFEDGAKPSDTFVDKAIEIPLAGGEVWRPNDEDEPSERAISLRDGLAYSRNRITAQLMETVGPNKVARLARAMGVRDSELDPVPSLALGTSPVTLKEMVSAYGTIANLGGYVEPVMVTRIEDRNGEVLAEFAPAPPKQELPPDAARTLVDVMRDVVSRGTGSSIRSRFGVRGDVAGKTGTTQGNADGWFILIQPQLVAGAWVGFNDSRVTLRSDYWGQGAHSALPIVGDFFQRAQRSKLIDSRVRFATDQQPGWFAERSGRLREWFQHLFTAQSTKTEAPVVKRNTTRHVPAATAPAPTPAPASAVDVEPKPLAAQPPLLQAPGPASGAVNGAANGSVDGEAHGSGEPALAPTPTPDDIAPPDAGGSAAHSLPSAPASASAAP from the coding sequence GTGAAGCGCCTGATCCCCCAACTCCTGCAGACCCTTGAAAAAGGGCTAACCCTGGCAAACCAACCCATCGCCAGAGCCTTCTGGCACCTGCGCCACCCCACGCTGCGCGGCATGGCATGGGCCTGCGCCGCAATCCCCGCGCTCTTCGTGGTGTATGTGCTGGCCCTGATCCCGTTCACGCCCAGCATCGGCGATATCCGTAAGGCGAAAATCGAGCAGCCGGCGCAAATCCTCTCGGCAGACGGCAAACTGCTGGCCGAATTCAAGCCCTCGAACCGCGAGTGGGTAAAACTCCAGGACATCTCGCCAAACGTGGTGAACGCGCTAATCGCCACGGAAGACCACCGTTTTTACCAGCATTTCGGCCTGGATTGGCGTCGCACAGCATCGGCCGCGCTGCACACGTTTTCCGGCGACCGCCAGGGTGGCTCGACCATCACCCAGCAACTCGCCCGCAACCTTTACCCCGATGAGATTGGCCGTGCGCCCACGCTGACCCGCAAGATCAAGGAGGCGATCACGGCCTTCAAGATCGAGGCGCTCTACACCAAGGACGAGATCCTCGAGACCTATCTCAACACGGTGCCGTTCCTCTACAACGCCTACGGCATCGAGATGGCGGCACGAACCTATTTCGGCAAATCGGCCGGTGAACTGAACGTGCTGGAAAGCGCGACGCTCACCGGCATGCTCAAAGGCAACAGCTACTACAACCCGGTGCTCAACCCGGAACGCGCCCTGCAACGGCGCAATACGGTGCTGGCGCAAATGGTCAAGTACGGCAAGCTCACGCCCGCGGCCTACGCGACACTCTCACGCCGTCCGCTGCGGATCGATTTCGAGCGGCAAACCGAGCCGCCCGGACCCGCGCCGCACTTCGCACAGCAACTGCGCAGGTGGCTCGCGGCCTGGGCGGATCGCAACGACTACAACATGTATTCCGACGGGCTCGTGGTGCGCACCACCATCGACTCACGCCTGCAAACCATGGCCACCCAGGCCGTGACCTTGCAGGGCAACCAGTTGCAAGGCATCGCCAACTCGGCGTGGGGCACGCGCGCGGCTTGTTCGAACGGCCGCGATCTGCTGCAAACTTTCCTGCGCGAAACACCCGACTATCGCGCCGCGAAAGATGCGGGCCTGACGGACGACGAAGCGCTCAAGCGCGTCTCATCCGATCGCAACCTGGTGCAGTCGGTGTGCGAATCCAAAACCCGGGTACAGGCGGACTTTCTGGCGATGGACCCACGCAACGGTCAAATCAAGGCGTGGGTCGGCAGCCGTGACTTCAGCCAGGATCCGTTCGACCACGTCCAGCAGGCACGACGTCAGCCAGGATCGACCTTCAAACCGTTCGTCTACGCCGCGGCCTTCGAAGACGGCGCCAAACCCTCCGACACGTTTGTCGACAAAGCCATCGAGATCCCGCTGGCCGGCGGCGAAGTCTGGCGGCCAAACGACGAGGATGAGCCGAGCGAACGCGCCATCAGCCTGCGCGATGGCCTCGCGTATTCCCGCAACCGGATCACGGCCCAGTTGATGGAAACGGTCGGTCCGAACAAGGTCGCGCGACTGGCGCGCGCCATGGGCGTGCGCGACAGCGAACTCGATCCGGTGCCGTCGCTCGCGCTCGGCACGAGTCCGGTGACGCTGAAGGAAATGGTCTCGGCCTACGGCACGATCGCCAACCTCGGCGGCTACGTGGAGCCGGTGATGGTCACGCGTATCGAAGACCGCAACGGCGAAGTGCTGGCTGAATTCGCGCCCGCGCCGCCCAAGCAGGAGTTGCCCCCCGACGCCGCCCGCACGCTCGTCGACGTGATGCGCGACGTGGTGAGCCGGGGCACGGGCTCGAGCATTCGCAGCCGCTTCGGCGTTCGCGGCGACGTCGCGGGCAAGACGGGCACCACGCAAGGTAACGCCGACGGCTGGTTCATCCTGATCCAGCCGCAGCTCGTGGCAGGCGCGTGGGTCGGCTTCAACGACAGCCGGGTGACCTTGCGCAGCGACTATTGGGGCCAGGGGGCGCACAGCGCGTTGCCAATCGTCGGCGACTTTTTCCAGCGCGCGCAACGCTCGAAGCTGATCGACAGCCGGGTCAGATTCGCGACCGATCAGCAGCCGGGCTGGTTTGCGGAACGCTCGGGCAGGTTGCGCGAGTGGTTCCAGCATCTGTTCACGGCGCAGTCCACGAAGACTGAAGCGCCGGTCGTCAAGCGCAATACGACACGACACGTGCCTGCCGCCACCGCGCCTGCACCGACGCCTGCGCCGGCGTCCGCTGTGGATGTCGAACCGAAACCGTTGGCCGCGCAGCCGCCGCTTCTTCAAGCGCCTGGGCCGGCGAGTGGGGCGGTGAATGGTGCAGCGAACGGCTCCGTCGACGGTGAGGCGCATGGCAGCGGCGAGCCGGCTTTGGCGCCGACGCCCACGCCGGACGACATCGCTCCGCCGGACGCAGGCGGCAGCGCGGCCCACTCACTGCCGAGCGCACCGGCCAGCGCGAGCGCAGCGCCGTGA
- the fabV gene encoding enoyl-ACP reductase FabV: protein MIIKPRVRGFICVSTHPTGCEANVKEQIEYVKTRGPIANGPKKVLVIGASTGYGLAARISAAFGSDAATLGVFFERAGSETKAGTAGWYNTAAFEKFAKEKGLYATSINGDAFSDEVKQRTIEVIKRNLGQVDLVVYSLAAPKRTHPKTGEVFTSTLKPVGKAVKLRGIDTDKEVVKETVLEPATQEEIDNTVAVMGGEDWQMWIDALLDAGVLADGAKTTAFTYLGEKITHDIYWNGSIGAAKKDLDQKVLGIREKLAAKGGDARVSVLKAVVTQASSAIPMMPLYLSLLFKVMKEKGTHEGCIEQVYGLYKDSMYGATPHIDEEGRLRADYKELDPEVQARVQALWTQVNDNNIYELTDFSGYKTDFLRLFGFEIAGVDYEADVNPDVQIPGLVQI from the coding sequence ATGATCATCAAACCGCGCGTGCGTGGCTTCATCTGTGTATCGACCCATCCGACCGGCTGCGAAGCCAACGTCAAGGAACAGATCGAATACGTCAAGACACGCGGCCCCATTGCCAATGGCCCGAAAAAAGTGCTCGTGATCGGCGCCTCAACCGGCTACGGCCTCGCCGCCCGCATCAGCGCCGCATTCGGCTCCGACGCCGCCACGCTCGGCGTCTTCTTCGAACGCGCCGGCAGCGAAACCAAAGCCGGTACGGCCGGCTGGTACAACACCGCAGCCTTCGAAAAATTCGCAAAAGAAAAAGGCCTGTACGCGACCAGCATCAACGGCGATGCCTTCTCCGATGAAGTCAAGCAACGCACCATCGAAGTCATCAAGCGCAATCTCGGTCAGGTCGACCTGGTCGTCTACAGCCTGGCAGCACCCAAACGCACGCATCCGAAAACCGGTGAAGTGTTCACCTCGACCCTGAAGCCGGTCGGCAAGGCCGTCAAGCTGCGCGGCATCGACACCGACAAGGAAGTCGTCAAGGAAACGGTCCTCGAACCCGCCACACAAGAAGAAATCGACAACACCGTCGCAGTGATGGGCGGCGAAGACTGGCAGATGTGGATCGACGCCCTCCTCGACGCCGGCGTGCTCGCCGACGGCGCGAAAACGACCGCGTTCACCTATCTCGGCGAAAAAATCACGCACGATATCTACTGGAACGGCTCGATCGGCGCGGCCAAGAAAGACCTCGACCAGAAAGTGCTCGGCATCCGCGAGAAACTGGCGGCCAAGGGCGGCGATGCACGCGTCTCGGTGCTCAAGGCTGTCGTCACGCAAGCAAGCTCCGCGATCCCCATGATGCCGCTGTATCTGTCGCTGCTCTTCAAGGTCATGAAGGAAAAAGGCACGCACGAAGGCTGTATCGAGCAGGTCTACGGTCTCTACAAAGACAGCATGTACGGCGCAACGCCGCACATCGATGAAGAAGGCCGTCTGCGCGCCGACTACAAGGAACTCGATCCCGAGGTGCAGGCACGTGTCCAGGCACTCTGGACCCAGGTGAACGACAACAACATCTACGAACTCACCGACTTCAGCGGCTACAAGACCGACTTCCTGCGTCTGTTCGGATTCGAGATCGCCGGCGTGGACTATGAAGCCGACGTCAACCCGGACGTGCAGATCCCCGGGCTCGTGCAGATCTGA
- a CDS encoding glutathione S-transferase family protein, with translation MLQILGKASSINVRKVLWACTELGLPFEREDWGSGFRTTNVPEFVALNPNAMVPVIRDGEFVLWESNSIIRYLAGRYGGEFLYPGDPCERAKCDQWIDWQASELNRAWSYAFLALVRNSPAHQDPQQIDLSCVNWTRHIAIVDRQLETTGAFIAGPSFSLADIPIALSINRWLETPLQHGGFPALTAYMARLATRPGYLAYCRNGTP, from the coding sequence ATGCTTCAGATACTAGGCAAAGCCTCATCCATCAACGTCCGCAAAGTGCTGTGGGCATGTACCGAACTCGGCCTGCCGTTTGAACGGGAAGATTGGGGCTCAGGATTCAGGACGACCAACGTGCCCGAATTCGTCGCTTTGAACCCGAATGCAATGGTGCCGGTGATCCGGGACGGCGAGTTCGTGCTGTGGGAGTCCAACTCGATCATCCGTTATCTGGCCGGCCGTTATGGTGGCGAGTTCCTCTACCCGGGGGACCCTTGCGAACGCGCGAAATGCGATCAATGGATCGACTGGCAGGCGAGCGAACTGAATCGGGCGTGGAGCTACGCGTTTCTGGCGCTGGTCCGCAATTCGCCGGCGCATCAGGATCCGCAGCAAATCGACCTGTCTTGCGTAAATTGGACCCGGCATATTGCGATCGTCGACCGGCAACTGGAGACGACCGGTGCCTTCATCGCCGGACCATCGTTCTCGCTTGCGGACATCCCGATCGCGCTCTCGATCAACCGCTGGCTCGAAACGCCGCTACAGCATGGCGGTTTTCCCGCGCTGACGGCTTACATGGCGCGCCTGGCCACGCGTCCTGGCTACCTGGCGTATTGCCGCAACGGCACGCCGTAA
- a CDS encoding histone deacetylase family protein produces MLTVYSDRHRLHHGHAELIDGEMKPCFEMPSRADFILERVRETKLGDVIAPASFGLDPVQRIHDKGFIAFLGSAWDEWSALGRKHDALPLIWPVRGMRQDRVPEDIDGKLGYYSMDAGVPITAGTWAAVSDAVNVALTGARHVREGARGAFSLCRPPGHHAAADYMGGYCYINNAAVAAQSFLDAGATRVAILDVDYHHGNGTQSIFYQRSDVLFASLHGDPRTEYPFFLGHADETGAGAGLGYNANFPLQPGTAWADYTVALDAACARVADYAPDALVVSLGVDTFEEDPISQFKLRSADYLRIGEAIGRLGKPTLFVMEGGYAVAAIGVNAVNVLAGFESV; encoded by the coding sequence ATGTTGACTGTATATAGCGATCGGCACCGGCTGCATCATGGCCACGCTGAATTGATCGACGGCGAAATGAAGCCTTGCTTCGAGATGCCGAGCCGCGCTGATTTCATCCTGGAACGGGTGCGCGAAACGAAACTCGGCGACGTGATTGCGCCCGCATCGTTCGGACTCGATCCGGTGCAGCGTATTCACGACAAAGGCTTCATTGCGTTTCTTGGCAGCGCGTGGGACGAATGGAGCGCGCTCGGCCGCAAACATGACGCGCTGCCGCTCATATGGCCGGTGCGCGGCATGCGCCAGGACCGCGTGCCGGAAGATATCGACGGCAAGCTAGGCTACTACTCGATGGATGCGGGTGTGCCGATCACCGCAGGTACGTGGGCCGCCGTCAGCGACGCGGTGAACGTGGCGCTCACCGGCGCGCGCCACGTGAGGGAAGGCGCGCGCGGCGCATTTTCGTTATGCCGCCCGCCTGGGCACCACGCCGCGGCGGACTATATGGGCGGCTACTGCTATATCAACAACGCGGCGGTGGCGGCGCAGTCGTTCCTCGATGCGGGCGCAACACGCGTGGCGATTCTCGACGTCGATTATCACCACGGCAACGGCACGCAAAGCATTTTCTATCAGCGTTCGGACGTATTGTTCGCGTCGTTGCATGGCGATCCGCGCACTGAGTATCCGTTCTTTCTCGGCCACGCCGACGAAACCGGCGCGGGCGCGGGCCTCGGCTACAACGCGAACTTCCCGCTGCAACCGGGTACGGCGTGGGCGGACTATACGGTGGCGCTCGACGCGGCGTGCGCGCGTGTCGCCGATTACGCGCCGGATGCACTGGTGGTGTCGCTCGGTGTCGATACTTTCGAAGAAGACCCGATTTCGCAATTCAAGCTGCGCAGCGCGGACTATCTGCGCATAGGCGAGGCGATCGGACGATTGGGGAAACCGACGTTGTTCGTGATGGAAGGTGGCTATGCAGTCGCGGCGATTGGGGTGAATGCGGTGAATGTGCTGGCGGGGTTTGAGTCGGTTTGA
- the aguB gene encoding N-carbamoylputrescine amidase translates to MRAVSVAAIQLAVPGWDREANLAEAERLVREAAAQGAQVILLPELFELPYFCTEQDSKHFRHALPFEGHPAITRFSRVAAELDVVLPISFFERAGNVFYNTVAMIDADGRVLGRYRKTHIPDGPGYSEKYYFTPGDTGFRVWPTRYGTLGVGICWDQWFPETARAMALLGAELLFYPTAIGSEPQDPSLDSSPHWQRVMQGHAGANLVPLIAANRTGREQGRDFPQRYYGSSFIADQYGEQVKKAGRDEPAILLHRFDLDAVAATRHAWGVFRDRRPACYGILATSDGVRRTQEGAP, encoded by the coding sequence ATGCGTGCAGTCAGCGTGGCGGCAATCCAGTTGGCCGTACCTGGATGGGATCGCGAGGCGAATCTCGCCGAGGCCGAGCGCCTCGTGCGTGAAGCGGCGGCACAGGGCGCACAGGTGATTCTGCTGCCCGAGTTGTTCGAGTTGCCGTATTTCTGCACCGAACAGGATTCAAAGCACTTCCGTCATGCGCTGCCGTTCGAGGGCCATCCCGCCATTACGCGGTTTAGCCGCGTCGCGGCAGAGTTGGACGTGGTCCTGCCGATCAGTTTCTTCGAACGGGCCGGCAACGTCTTCTACAACACGGTGGCGATGATCGACGCCGATGGCCGCGTGCTCGGCCGCTACCGCAAAACCCATATCCCCGACGGCCCGGGCTACAGCGAGAAGTACTACTTCACGCCCGGCGACACAGGTTTCCGCGTCTGGCCGACGCGTTACGGCACACTCGGCGTCGGTATCTGCTGGGACCAGTGGTTCCCGGAGACGGCCCGCGCGATGGCGCTGCTCGGTGCAGAACTGCTGTTCTATCCGACCGCGATCGGCAGCGAACCGCAAGACCCGTCGCTCGACAGCAGCCCGCACTGGCAGCGTGTGATGCAGGGCCACGCAGGCGCGAACCTGGTGCCGCTGATCGCCGCGAATCGCACCGGCCGCGAGCAAGGCCGCGACTTCCCGCAGCGCTATTACGGCTCGTCGTTCATCGCCGATCAGTATGGCGAGCAGGTGAAGAAAGCAGGGCGTGACGAGCCCGCGATCCTGCTGCATCGTTTCGATCTGGATGCGGTTGCCGCGACACGCCATGCATGGGGCGTATTTCGCGACCGGCGGCCGGCCTGCTACGGCATCCTCGCGACGAGCGATGGCGTACGCCGGACTCAGGAGGGCGCACCCTGA
- a CDS encoding AraC family transcriptional regulator, protein MTDAPCSQCPSPAQCVATLHTIAAAVSLLERQGIGADVLLAGSGVGAGDLRQPSGLVTHAQELMVFANALRACGDTRIGLDIGRAMHISSYGILGYAMLVSPTLGDALQCAQDFPVLLGSYFKVSLRRNAEEAAIVAADYHYRPDLAVINTDMCLASMWAIVCDVLSARRAPDTLKVTFNAPAHADAYEARIGRHATFDATENALIFPASWLDEPLPLAEPVSYLMSRQQCAQLEREWATAAGNDVTARSLRLLYSDPCRYGSLRALADALCVSERTLRRRLAGSGSAFQTLLDRVRHDLALDYLTRTRLSMSDIAERLGYSETAGFRHAFRRWTGHCPSDYRYA, encoded by the coding sequence ATGACCGATGCGCCGTGTTCCCAATGCCCGTCGCCGGCCCAATGCGTTGCGACCCTGCATACGATTGCCGCCGCCGTCTCGCTGCTGGAGCGGCAGGGGATTGGCGCCGACGTGTTGCTGGCGGGAAGCGGCGTCGGCGCAGGCGATCTGCGGCAGCCGTCCGGGCTTGTCACGCACGCGCAGGAACTGATGGTGTTCGCCAACGCGCTGCGCGCCTGCGGCGATACGCGTATTGGTCTCGACATTGGCCGCGCCATGCATATTTCGAGCTACGGCATCCTCGGTTACGCGATGCTGGTGAGTCCCACGCTCGGCGACGCGCTGCAATGCGCCCAGGACTTTCCCGTACTGCTCGGAAGTTACTTCAAGGTTTCGCTGCGCCGCAACGCGGAGGAAGCCGCGATCGTCGCGGCCGATTATCACTACCGGCCGGATCTCGCTGTGATCAATACCGACATGTGTCTCGCCTCGATGTGGGCGATCGTCTGCGACGTGCTGTCGGCACGGCGCGCGCCGGATACGCTTAAGGTGACGTTCAACGCACCCGCTCACGCGGATGCCTACGAAGCGCGCATAGGCCGTCACGCCACGTTCGACGCCACCGAAAACGCCCTGATTTTTCCGGCCAGCTGGCTCGACGAACCGCTCCCGCTCGCCGAGCCGGTGAGCTATCTGATGTCGCGCCAGCAATGCGCACAACTGGAGCGCGAATGGGCCACCGCGGCGGGCAACGACGTGACCGCGCGCAGCTTGCGCCTGCTGTATTCCGACCCCTGCCGCTACGGTTCGCTGCGCGCGCTCGCCGATGCGCTGTGCGTGTCGGAGCGCACTCTCAGGCGACGCCTGGCGGGCAGCGGCTCCGCCTTCCAGACGCTACTCGACCGCGTGCGCCACGATCTCGCGCTCGACTATCTGACGCGTACGCGACTGTCGATGTCGGATATTGCCGAGCGGCTCGGCTATAGCGAAACGGCGGGCTTCCGGCACGCGTTCCGCCGCTGGACGGGCCATTGTCCGAGCGATTACCGCTACGCCTGA
- a CDS encoding glutamine synthetase family protein — MRDDLREFLEHHHIHEVECVIPDMTGVARGKIVPKNLFLSEGKMHMSNALLMITVNGEFADFERFVGPSDPDMVCIPDPNTVRLVPWAIEQVAVVIHDCVGLDGAPIGISPRAVLRRVLKLYEEKGWRPVVAPEMEFYLIAQNKNPHEPLRPPLGRAGRHEAGRQSFSIDAVNEFDPFFQELSRFCETTHLGVETLVHEVGAGQMEINFSHGDALDLADRVFLFKRAVRETAFRHGIFATFMAKPMEHEPGSAMHIHQSIVDRETGENIFSLPDGTASPLFFNYIGGLQKYMPQAMPMFAPYVNSYRRLSRFTAAPINVRWGYDNRTCGIRVPNSGPDGRRLENRVPGVDVNPYLAMAATLACGYLGMVEQQEVSAPMVESAYDLEYELPRGLEDALKALLKCSELADVLGENFVQAYCSVKEKEFETFSQGITAWEREHLQLLV; from the coding sequence CTGCGCGACGATCTACGCGAGTTCCTGGAACATCACCACATCCACGAAGTGGAATGCGTGATACCGGACATGACGGGCGTTGCGCGCGGCAAGATCGTGCCGAAGAACCTGTTTCTCTCGGAAGGCAAGATGCACATGTCGAACGCGTTGCTGATGATCACAGTCAACGGCGAGTTCGCGGATTTCGAGCGCTTTGTCGGACCGAGCGATCCCGACATGGTCTGCATTCCCGATCCGAACACGGTGCGGCTCGTGCCGTGGGCGATCGAGCAGGTCGCAGTGGTGATCCACGATTGCGTCGGACTCGACGGCGCGCCGATCGGCATTTCACCGCGCGCGGTGTTGCGGCGCGTACTGAAGCTCTATGAGGAAAAAGGCTGGCGCCCCGTGGTTGCGCCGGAGATGGAGTTCTACCTGATCGCGCAGAACAAGAATCCGCATGAACCGCTGCGCCCGCCACTCGGCCGCGCGGGGCGTCACGAAGCGGGACGCCAGTCGTTCTCGATCGACGCCGTCAACGAATTCGATCCGTTCTTCCAGGAGCTTTCGCGTTTCTGCGAGACCACACATCTCGGCGTCGAAACGCTGGTGCATGAAGTCGGCGCGGGACAAATGGAGATCAATTTTTCTCACGGCGACGCGCTCGATCTCGCCGACCGCGTGTTCCTGTTCAAGCGGGCGGTTCGAGAAACCGCCTTCCGCCATGGCATTTTCGCGACGTTCATGGCCAAGCCGATGGAGCATGAACCAGGCAGTGCGATGCATATTCATCAGAGCATCGTCGACCGTGAAACCGGCGAGAACATTTTTTCGCTCCCCGACGGCACCGCCAGCCCGCTGTTCTTCAACTATATCGGCGGTTTGCAGAAGTACATGCCGCAAGCCATGCCGATGTTCGCGCCCTACGTGAACTCCTATCGGCGCCTGTCGCGGTTTACCGCCGCGCCGATCAACGTGCGCTGGGGTTACGACAACCGCACCTGCGGCATCCGCGTGCCGAACTCCGGACCAGACGGCCGGCGGCTCGAAAACCGCGTGCCGGGGGTCGACGTCAATCCGTATCTGGCCATGGCGGCCACCCTCGCCTGCGGCTACCTCGGCATGGTCGAGCAGCAGGAAGTGTCGGCGCCGATGGTCGAAAGCGCCTACGACCTCGAATACGAATTGCCGCGTGGTCTCGAAGACGCCCTCAAGGCGCTCCTGAAGTGCAGCGAACTCGCCGACGTGCTCGGCGAGAACTTCGTGCAGGCCTATTGCTCGGTCAAGGAAAAGGAGTTCGAGACCTTCTCGCAAGGCATCACCGCGTGGGAACGCGAGCATCTGCAACTGCTCGTCTGA
- a CDS encoding aspartate aminotransferase family protein gives MDTRHGINWEHAQALVERERRAFAEAMPASRALSERAARHLLFGVPLHWMNDWSTPFSLYVDEARGASFTDVDGHRYADFCLGDTGAMFGHSPAPVARALAAQAERGLTTMLPGEDAAWVGEELARRFGLPYWQFAMTASDANRFALRWARAATGRSQIVIFNGCYHGTVDDVFVDLVDGKPQQRDSLIGQVHDLLETTRVIEFNDLAALENALKDGDVACVLAEPAMTNIGMVLPEADYWREAQALMRRYGTLLAIDETHTISCGPGGYTRAYGLEPDLFILGKPVGGGFPCAVYGFSAELAARAQHAKRSAPPGHSGIGTTLTANMLAMSAIRATLAEVMTEAAYDHMFALAERIEAGLTNAIARHGLAWCVTCVGARTEFQFTPTPPRNGMEAGRQLDPELEQIVHLYLLNRGVLITPFHNMILVCPDTSVADVDRLVSMFDACLAELTTGASLDRG, from the coding sequence TTGGATACCCGTCACGGCATCAACTGGGAGCACGCGCAGGCGCTTGTCGAACGCGAGCGCCGCGCTTTTGCGGAGGCCATGCCGGCATCGCGCGCGCTGTCCGAACGCGCCGCGCGCCATCTGTTGTTCGGTGTGCCGCTGCACTGGATGAACGACTGGTCGACGCCCTTCTCGCTCTATGTCGACGAGGCGCGCGGCGCCTCGTTTACCGATGTGGACGGCCATCGTTACGCCGACTTTTGCCTCGGCGACACGGGCGCGATGTTCGGCCATTCACCCGCCCCCGTGGCCCGCGCGCTGGCGGCCCAGGCTGAGCGCGGTCTGACGACCATGCTGCCGGGCGAGGACGCCGCGTGGGTCGGCGAAGAGCTGGCGCGCCGTTTCGGACTGCCCTACTGGCAGTTCGCAATGACGGCGAGCGACGCCAACCGCTTCGCGCTGCGCTGGGCGCGTGCCGCGACCGGGCGCAGCCAGATCGTGATCTTCAACGGCTGCTATCACGGCACCGTGGACGACGTATTCGTCGATCTCGTGGACGGCAAGCCGCAACAGCGCGACAGCCTGATCGGCCAGGTGCACGATCTGCTCGAAACCACGCGTGTGATCGAATTCAACGATCTTGCCGCGCTGGAGAACGCGCTGAAAGACGGCGACGTGGCCTGTGTGCTGGCTGAGCCCGCGATGACCAACATCGGCATGGTGCTGCCCGAGGCGGACTACTGGCGCGAGGCGCAAGCGCTCATGCGCCGCTACGGCACCCTGCTCGCCATCGACGAAACCCACACCATCAGTTGCGGGCCGGGCGGTTACACGAGGGCGTACGGCCTCGAACCCGACCTGTTCATCCTCGGCAAACCGGTGGGCGGCGGCTTTCCGTGTGCGGTGTACGGTTTCAGCGCCGAACTGGCGGCCCGTGCGCAACACGCCAAGCGCAGTGCCCCGCCCGGCCACTCCGGCATCGGCACCACGCTGACGGCCAACATGCTGGCGATGAGCGCGATCCGCGCGACGCTTGCCGAAGTGATGACCGAGGCCGCCTACGATCACATGTTCGCGCTCGCAGAACGGATCGAGGCGGGCCTGACGAATGCGATCGCGCGTCATGGCCTCGCATGGTGCGTGACATGCGTCGGTGCCCGCACCGAATTCCAGTTCACGCCAACCCCGCCGCGCAACGGCATGGAAGCCGGCCGCCAGCTCGACCCGGAGCTGGAGCAGATCGTTCATCTGTATCTGCTCAATCGCGGCGTGCTGATCACGCCATTTCACAACATGATCCTGGTTTGCCCCGACACGTCGGTCGCCGACGTCGACAGACTGGTGTCGATGTTCGACGCCTGCCTCGCCGAACTGACCACGGGAGCCTCTCTGGATCGCGGCTGA
- a CDS encoding GntR family transcriptional regulator, with amino-acid sequence MKTSRHHTLQDQTYETLRQWLTIGRFVPGERIKIRHVAAELGVGEMPVRSALQRLAAESALVNVPNCGVTVPRLSKEQFDDVLRVRLILEGQAAELGTPHLSARDLDTLEKLNDAMERALRTTDAKGYLDANEAFHLILYRAAGSPLLLELIETVWLQVGPISNLLFGDAQFAGTLNDAHDELLNAAKARDAAGVRRAIEHDLSHAARCLRAQCL; translated from the coding sequence ATGAAAACTTCGCGCCATCACACGCTGCAGGACCAGACCTACGAAACGCTGCGGCAATGGCTGACGATCGGGCGCTTCGTGCCGGGCGAGCGCATCAAGATCCGTCACGTCGCCGCCGAACTCGGCGTGGGCGAGATGCCGGTGCGCTCCGCGTTGCAGCGCCTCGCGGCCGAATCGGCGCTGGTGAACGTGCCCAATTGCGGCGTGACGGTGCCACGCCTATCGAAAGAACAATTCGACGACGTGCTGCGCGTGCGCCTGATTCTCGAAGGCCAGGCCGCCGAACTGGGCACGCCGCATCTCAGCGCGCGCGATCTGGACACGCTGGAAAAGTTGAACGATGCAATGGAACGGGCTCTGCGGACTACGGACGCCAAGGGTTATCTCGACGCCAACGAAGCGTTCCATCTGATTCTGTACCGCGCGGCCGGTTCACCGCTTCTACTCGAGTTGATCGAAACGGTGTGGCTGCAGGTCGGGCCGATTTCGAACCTGCTATTTGGCGATGCGCAGTTTGCCGGCACACTCAACGATGCGCACGACGAATTGCTGAACGCCGCGAAGGCGCGCGACGCAGCGGGCGTGCGGCGTGCGATCGAACACGATCTGAGTCATGCGGCGCGTTGTTTGCGGGCACAGTGTCTGTGA